From the Nematostella vectensis chromosome 7, jaNemVect1.1, whole genome shotgun sequence genome, the window AATGCTAGACCCCTTCTGGTTTTGGGCGACTTTGGTTCGGAAAATGGACTCAGCCTTCTGCAGTGGTTCGGTCCACAGACAATTAATGTATCATACTTCTATACAAACCTGAAGTTGTTCACCACGAGGATTCCCTACAGAGAAGCAGTTGTGCTTTTGTTTTACACCTCTACCATTACCCCAAAGGGAGACAAGGAATGAAAAGGGTACCTGTAATACAATAAATGTTGATCAGCACACCAATAAAAACACACTGGGGTTGAATAGTAAGCCTTGTTGAAAACCGTCTTCTCATTTTCCCTTTTGTTAACATATATATGTCATCAGGGCTGTAGTTTCCCTCAAATTCTACTGGTTGAGAGTGGGGCAGTCACAGCAgggtagccaggatttttaacaggagggggcccaaaagacCTTTTTAAGGCATTGTCTCCTGTGTTTTAGATGtcttatacatttactgtatttttggcccAGTGGGAGCCTGGGCCCCCTTGGCCATCCCCATGCCTATGCCCCTGAGGCATGATACAAAGACATCAAGAAAACTGTAGGGGCATCACCATGCTCCCTACTCATTTTTACCCTTATAACTTTAACTAGgtgcagagccgtagcaggcatCAGAATATTGGGGGCCACGGtacagaaacatcaagaaagTTGTATCACAGCCACatccctactggtcatttccttataattttgaaaaatattgggggggggggggaagggcaTGCCCCCAATGACGCACTCTATGCTACAGTCTtgaggtgtgtgtgtggggggagggggtgctatGGAACTGGTAATTTGGGttacaataaaaattgaacacaaaaaattgctaaaatgtttgaaaagacctaaatgcctggtgcacacttgtTACATAATGAAATGGGTGCGCCCACTTTTATGTtcgtatgttcaagtgtgaatggttcaaAATTTCGTCATAAACCTGGCATAACAACATGGGCATGtcatttcttttgtctcttttcTCTTgtctcatgtttttttttatcttatgtcGTTGTCTGGCTTAACAGAGTGTGCATGCCCATGTCgctatgtcactagtgtgcaccaggcattatgCCCAAAATGGCACCTTCAAAGGAAAGGTAAGTGGTTCGAGTTATCTGAAGTCTGAGTTTTCTAGGATAAAAATACCATACCTGTCTGGAGAAGGAAGCATATGAAAACAAGCTATAAGCATAGGAGTACTGGGAAGATTTGACATGGGTGTGCTTCAAGTAGAGGTTAGACAGATCATTCAGTTGAGAGGCAAAGCTCAGAACGTCAGACTGGTCAGGTATGTTGGACTCTGAAGATGGCTCAATATTgtctagaaaataaaatagttcTTATATAAGTAACTACTGCTATGCATTTTGTGAATTTTTTCCCATATGGTATGTTTACTCACCAAGAACAGGGATGTACATTTGCTTATCCCCAGAGTGGAATGATACTACAGCATCAAACTTCATGCTATTTAGTAATTCCTTTACTACTTTACACTCTGGCTCTGGAAAAGATAGTAAGAAAGATTATGAACAGGCCATGCATGATCTTGGCCATGTGCACATCATACTGTGAACTACTATATACAAAATAGTTGTTATATGTGTAAATTATGTAAACCAACCAGGTCTTTAAGTTCTTTAAAGCCAGGTGATTAATGTGGAATGGCAGAAACTTTATAATCTGGTATTCAAAAAGGTCCCTTTCTTTGCCTGTGAAATGACTTAAAAGGATCAGTACCAGGCTTTTCTTGCCTTTAACTACAGGCCATTAGGAGAGAGATAGTCTCGCCCTTTTTCAGGCTGCCTCTATATTGTCATGTGCAGCAAATGCATCATCCCATAAGTCTGGGGTAGGTATCACAGAGCTTGGAACCACCAAACCAAACACAGCCTAAGCACAATTGCCTTTGGGCCTTTCCAAGAGAAAACCTCAATGTACTATTCTTATTTTTCCCTTTAATTATTAACTCAAACTGTGTAAAGTACAGAGTGaataaagttattacattataACCTGTAACTTCTTGGGGGATTATAACTACCTGAGCCCACCACAATAGACTGTTTTTACGATATTGTGCGCTTCAAAAATGCTGTAGACCGGAGGGCCACAGCTGATCCAAAATGTGGATGAAGGGGAATTTTACTCCAAAACTCTGCAAAAGAAGCACTCTGGCAGCAATCTATAAAGTCCTCTTCGTACACTATTTTAGATCAACTGTTacccgccagtctgtggcattttggatgcgtGCGCAACAGCGTGAAAAGTGGTCTATAGGGAGTGGTTAGTACTGTTAGGCCAAAGACCTAAAATTATCTTACTGCCCACTAAGCTTACAAGTGATTAGGCTTATTCTAGGCTACATATATTGCAGTGCAGACCTGGTATAGTATATGTCAACAACAGCCCAAGTTGCACCCGATTACTTGTATCAATCCAATTTAGTATACCCCTTCCTGAGGTGTTTTTTCAGATCTCAGCCAGGTTTTAAGCTGTGCTTTGCAGTCACAGAAGAAAGCATTTTTCGTTGCCTACTTACCAACTAACACTTGTCTTGGAAAAACAGGGGAAAATGAAGATAAGTGGTGGTTTAAATCAGCTTCACTTGCAGTACCTGACCAGCAGTAGTTAGATGTTCTTTCTATGATAGCTCTCCCATCAGGATTAAAAAGCGATATCAAATACAAGTCAATATTATCCAATACGAATCGCGTAAAATTGTGCGTTGGTGACCCAAAAGGATCCCTTAGCCCCCGTGTTAAGGTtctcaataaataaatcatgcTTTCAACGGGTAAAAACTCTGCAGCGTGCTCTCCAAAGGAGAGTAGAACTCGGACCTTTTGCTTGTGTTCTGCACCCTTTGTGCTGTAGTTTGTAAAATGTAGAACATATTGAGACAGTCCCCAGCGAGAGCGAAATCGCATCTGTGTGTCCAGTACATCAGGGAATTGCGAGACAAGGTCGTGGATACATTCATTCAATCGAGATAAGTTGTGATAGAATCGGTAGTCTGGAACGTATTTCTCCTTCGAAGACTTTTGATTGAACACATCGAAGCCGACTCCAGTTCCTTTGGTAACATGAAAGTTGGGTAAAAATGCCAGCAAAAATACCCAGGATAGAAGATTAGCTGACGCTTTGAAGATAGGACAATCCATGTCCTATGGCGATAAACGATACCGGCATTTGATCTTGTGCGTTATACAACTGATCAAGCGATAAATAGTAACAAACGAAATCACACTTTTCATTGAAATAAATTAGTCCATCTTGAATCGGCCATCTTGAATCGATGATACTGCTGGACTTGACATGGTGCATCGCGGGCCTGGACGGTGACCGCTGACCATCGATTTGTGTCAGTGGGAAGAGTGGGGATATGATCGAGGCTAGTCTTTTATTGATTTGAGACAGTGGAAAAGGGAAGATACGTTGAAGCAAAGGATAATCCACCTTGGAAAGGATCAAATCGTCAGTCCCTACAACTTAGGAGCCAGGCATAGGGGGTATATGCACCTCTCCCTCCCCcaccaaccccccccccccctaaagtaatatataatattCTTTTTATGAATACAAGAATATTCAGATTTTTCATGCACAATATCTATTCCTGCACACCCCTTTCCAAATTCTGGCTACACCTCTGGAATTATAGCAAAGGAAACACTTGAGAAACATGTGctctgaaaacaaacaaacaaaaaacagccAGAGACAGTTTAATATTGTAAAGATTCTAGGAACCCTAATGTTCCTATTTAGAGTTTATTGCCAAGATTGTAGAATGACACAACTATTGTAGTCATGCCCTGAgagaatgaaaattacttatCCCCCTTGTTACAGAGAAAAGATtgcaaaatgcaaaaaaaaaattgatgacAAGTGATGGTGGCATTGTTTGAATGGTCAGACTCTAGCTCTCATGAATCCATTGTAAGCCATTGCTTTTGCCCTCCCCTGACAAAACTGTCTTCAAACCTGCAAAAAAAAGGTTcacaaaaatattattctaaACAGACACTAGAAGGTTGGTGGTGTGGTTAACTTCTAAGCCATGCGTCATCAACTTCTGGGgccatgcatacctgtcaacctccgaaaagcTCAAGGCTTGATAATTTTTGGGGGGATGGGTGGggtatatttatttttgggggaggggtgggtttaaccttgcagatGTTTGCCTTATACACACTGAGCCGAAACGAGCGCTGAGCGTAACGAGCGTGAGCCAGAAGCGGACAAGCGCGCCGCGGCGCTCTGCTGGCGTTTAATACTCTCAGTACACCCTGGGTCCCCAAAGATGTGCCGTATAGAAaccgagggtgttagataaatttcgctacgcaagggaattattgttacaaatattttaatagaaaataggcaaaatgacgattttctatagaataatttttaggaagcgataaaaatcgctaaaagcgggagattttgTGCTCAACgcaggagagcgggagaaggggtccaaaatcttgagacccACCTAATGCgtgagagttgacaggtattaGCAATGTGTTATATCAAGTATTGTAAATCCTTTTTCAGTGCATTGCTTCAACatgaacaacaaaaaaacaataataaaaataacaaatataatGACAGACTTTCCATCAAACAAAATTTCAAGTTATAGCCTTACACCTCATTTGGTAAAGACATCTCACCATTCATGTCAAAACTTGATGGAGGGCTCTCATCTGAAAGAGATTCTGAAGAGCCTGAACTGTAGTCAGAGGTCTGCACAGGGGAATCATAATTATCCCTCTTGCTTGCTGCGTGACACATACTACAGAACACAGGACTGGAGTTATGCCCCCTAGGGCTAGCTGACTGGTCCTCTTCTGACTTTGTGTAATCTCTCCAAGCCCCTCCATGGTGGCTCCTCCGTCTACGCCACCAGACTGGATGATCTGGGGCAATGGACATTACCTTAAGGCAAATGACTTGGTCAGCGATTAAGGCTTAATATAATGTAATCATTCTAAAAGACCAGAATACAGTTGTTTTAACTAGCCAGGGGCTATTCTGATTCTATAAAAGTGATTCacaaacttttaaaatttttcccatatttctttatcaaaAAAAGATAGGTGCTTTGGTGTTGGCAGTTTTGCAGATTTGATAATAtttggttttttttatcttggaCTGCATTTGATGTGAAATTTTCTGGCTTCAAGTATGTGTGCATTTTTCTGTTTCACCTGGAAAACCTAGTTTATACCTCTTCACATGTTTGTCGACTGACAACAGCCCTGTACCGCATTTTCCTCCACAGCTCATCTCGTCTGACTAGAAATGCTGGGTACAATTCACGCCATCGCTTTCCCAGTGCCCAGGGAAATATGTCATACTTATCATCTTCCTCATCTTCTTCCATATCGTTCGCCAGGTACCTGGGgtaaatttaaaagaaaaaatcatttaaaaaatatatgtaatttgacttttgttattgtttacttcTTCGTGTTGACTGGAAGTTTATGATATTGCAATGCTTGGGtatttatgttttgtttaaCTTTCCATATAATACTTACAAGGCAAGAAAGAAATTGAGTCTGTTAAATTCTCGTCTGTGTAGATTCGCTCTTCTGAAA encodes:
- the LOC5514941 gene encoding carboxypeptidase A1 produces the protein MDCPIFKASANLLSWVFLLAFLPNFHVTKGTGVGFDVFNQKSSKEKYVPDYRFYHNLSRLNECIHDLVSQFPDVLDTQMRFRSRWGLSQYVLHFTNYSTKGAEHKQKVRVLLSFGEHAAEFLPVESMIYLLRTLTRGLRDPFGSPTHNFTRFVLDNIDLYLISLFNPDGRAIIERTSNYCWSGTASEADLNHHLSSFSPVFPRQVLVEPECKVVKELLNSMKFDAVVSFHSGDKQMYIPVLDNIEPSSESNIPDQSDVLSFASQLNDLSNLYLKHTHVKSSQYSYAYSLFSYASFSRQVPFSFLVSLWGNGRGVKQKHNCFSVGNPRGEQLQKTLESLHPFYTVLFRQLVSWKENKLKVDADVRKAIFQGHSRAGFYSSKVFLFLIFLAFAAYFVAKFKMPFGWRLIYRRQRRIVSLRSLSSAFSFLLVAIL
- the LOC5514942 gene encoding speedy protein 1-A encodes the protein MLLFVYILPAGRAETMGGQVASKNTSNNTNTNTEPTENNLKTSSCYTDSMFSSHRVFVVEKTSKKAASGAKRKRGEIENAVAGPQQVCKRPKICMSNSSSKGGGSFMVAFFKLLDDDVIREFLWMDKCAKISDKYLLSMVYAYFRRANLHRREFNRLNFFLALYLANDMEEDEEDDKYDIFPWALGKRWRELYPAFLVRRDELWRKMRYRAVVSRQTCEEVMSIAPDHPVWWRRRRSHHGGAWRDYTKSEEDQSASPRGHNSSPVFCSMCHAASKRDNYDSPVQTSDYSSGSSESLSDESPPSSFDMNGLKTVLSGEGKSNGLQWIHES